A genomic window from Populus nigra chromosome 7, ddPopNigr1.1, whole genome shotgun sequence includes:
- the LOC133698376 gene encoding uncharacterized protein LOC133698376 isoform X2 has product MPSKKNKRKRPERPTIHPKNKYSDNPPDFSVLASLYPSLKPFVLYSRDGRPRIDWTDFNSTRELTRVLLLHDHGLNWWIPDGQLCPTVPNRSNYIHWIEDLLSSDIIPKNNNNGDIVRGFDIGTGANCIYPLLGASLLGWTFVGSDVTDVAVEWAEKNVKCNQHISELIEIRKVTDCQGAISIEDSNCGESVNCENKIDGNATVVEEAELLPSSSFDPPLHMNKKYSGPPLLLGVVRDGEKFDFCMCNPPFFETMEEAGLNPKTSCGGTPEEMVCPGGEKAFITRIIEDSVVLKESFRWFTSMVGRKVNLKFLTSKLREVGVTIVKTTEFVQGQTCRWGLAWSFVPPVKKIISPLVQKSSLSFTLEGLQRQFSAFHVLQSVESFFCLGGASCKLNASSFVVDITASNDHCKAILRDEAKHPNGAATCNPLEASHSSSYLHPPSNNLSFCISVFQQIPGTLLVKASLQHRDGPVPGVFSLIIQQLEKTLRCKFCREKATHN; this is encoded by the exons atgccaagcaagaaaaacaagagaaagagacCCGAACGACCCACCATCCACCCCAAAAACAAATACTCCGATAACCCACCTGATTTTTCTGTCTTAGCTTCTCTCTACCCGTCTCTCAAGCCTTTTGTTTTGTACTCTCGCGATGGTCGACCTCGAATTGACTGGACCGATTTCAACTCGACCCGAGAACTCACCCGGGTCCTGCTTCTCCATGATCATGGCCTCAACTG GTGGATTCCTGATGGCCAGTTATGCCCTACAGTGCCAAATAGATCGAACTACATTCATTGGATCGAGGATCTTTTGTCATCGGATATCATTCCAAAGAATAACAACAATGGTGATATTGTGAGAGGTTTTGATATAGGCACTGGAGCTAACTGCATTTACCCTCTACTTGGTGCCTCTCTTCTTGGATGGACTTTTGTCGGGTCAG ATGTGACCGATGTAGCAGTGGAGTGGGCAGAGAAAAATGTTAAATGTAATCAACATATATCAGAACTAATTGAAATCAGAAAGGTCACAGATTGTCAAGGCGCCATTTCTATTGAAGATTCAAATTGTGGAGAGTCGGTcaattgtgaaaataaaattgatggaaATGCGACTGTGGTCGAAGAGGCAGAGCTTTTGCCCTCATCTTCTTTTGATCCTCCATTGCATATGAATAAGAAGTATTCTGGACCACCTTTACTTCTTGGTGTAGTCAGAGATGGTGAGAAGTTTGATTTCTGTATGTGTAATCCCCCATTTTTTGAGACCATGGAGGAAGCAGGACTGAATCCCAAAACTTCTTGTGGTGGGACTCCTGAGGAGATGGTTTGCCCTGGTGGAGAGAAGGCTTTTATCACTCGTATAATTGAAGATAGTGTAGTGTTGAAGGAGTCCTTTCG GTGGTTTACTTCAATGGTTGGAAGGAAAGTGAACCTCAAATTCCTTACCTCAAAGCTTCGGGAAGTTGGAGTCACTATAGTAAAGACCACTGAATTTGTCCAAGGGCAAACATGTCGGTGGGGGCTTGCTTGGTCTTTTGTGCCTCCtgtcaagaaaataatatctcCTCTGGTGCAGAAGAGTAGCCTATCTTTCACACTTGAG GGTCTTCAACGGCAATTCAGTGCCTTTCATGTATTGCAATCTGTTGAGTCCTTTTTCTGCCTTGGGGGTGCATCCTGCAAATTGAATGCCTCTTCATTTGTTGTTGAT ATCACTGCCTCAAATGACCATTGCAAAGCAATCCTGAGGGACGAGGCAAAGCATCCCAATGGAGCCGCCACTTGCAACCCTTTGGAGGCATCCCATAGTTCGAGTTATTTGCACCCTCCTTCAAATAACTTATCTTTTTGCATTTCG GTGTTTCAGCAAATCCCAGGCACCCTTTTGGTGAAAGCATCATTACAGCATAGAGATGGCCCAGTCCCAG GAGTGTTCTCATTGATAATCCAACAATTGGAGAAAACTTTGAGATGCAAGTTTTGCAGGGAAAAGGCCACTCACAACTAA
- the LOC133698376 gene encoding uncharacterized protein LOC133698376 isoform X1 — translation MPSKKNKRKRPERPTIHPKNKYSDNPPDFSVLASLYPSLKPFVLYSRDGRPRIDWTDFNSTRELTRVLLLHDHGLNWWIPDGQLCPTVPNRSNYIHWIEDLLSSDIIPKNNNNGDIVRGFDIGTGANCIYPLLGASLLGWTFVGSDVTDVAVEWAEKNVKCNQHISELIEIRKVTDCQGAISIEDSNCGESVNCENKIDGNATVVEEAELLPSSSFDPPLHMNKKYSGPPLLLGVVRDGEKFDFCMCNPPFFETMEEAGLNPKTSCGGTPEEMVCPGGEKAFITRIIEDSVVLKESFRWFTSMVGRKVNLKFLTSKLREVGVTIVKTTEFVQGQTCRWGLAWSFVPPVKKIISPLVQKSSLSFTLEGLQRQFSAFHVLQSVESFFCLGGASCKLNASSFVVDITASNDHCKAILRDEAKHPNGAATCNPLEASHSSSYLHPPSNNLSFCISVFQQIPGTLLVKASLQHRDGPVPGFRLPLLLCLFVKYTRSNPTNLIFTTEFSLQILLSNFVKLVLLYVKFLGCFWH, via the exons atgccaagcaagaaaaacaagagaaagagacCCGAACGACCCACCATCCACCCCAAAAACAAATACTCCGATAACCCACCTGATTTTTCTGTCTTAGCTTCTCTCTACCCGTCTCTCAAGCCTTTTGTTTTGTACTCTCGCGATGGTCGACCTCGAATTGACTGGACCGATTTCAACTCGACCCGAGAACTCACCCGGGTCCTGCTTCTCCATGATCATGGCCTCAACTG GTGGATTCCTGATGGCCAGTTATGCCCTACAGTGCCAAATAGATCGAACTACATTCATTGGATCGAGGATCTTTTGTCATCGGATATCATTCCAAAGAATAACAACAATGGTGATATTGTGAGAGGTTTTGATATAGGCACTGGAGCTAACTGCATTTACCCTCTACTTGGTGCCTCTCTTCTTGGATGGACTTTTGTCGGGTCAG ATGTGACCGATGTAGCAGTGGAGTGGGCAGAGAAAAATGTTAAATGTAATCAACATATATCAGAACTAATTGAAATCAGAAAGGTCACAGATTGTCAAGGCGCCATTTCTATTGAAGATTCAAATTGTGGAGAGTCGGTcaattgtgaaaataaaattgatggaaATGCGACTGTGGTCGAAGAGGCAGAGCTTTTGCCCTCATCTTCTTTTGATCCTCCATTGCATATGAATAAGAAGTATTCTGGACCACCTTTACTTCTTGGTGTAGTCAGAGATGGTGAGAAGTTTGATTTCTGTATGTGTAATCCCCCATTTTTTGAGACCATGGAGGAAGCAGGACTGAATCCCAAAACTTCTTGTGGTGGGACTCCTGAGGAGATGGTTTGCCCTGGTGGAGAGAAGGCTTTTATCACTCGTATAATTGAAGATAGTGTAGTGTTGAAGGAGTCCTTTCG GTGGTTTACTTCAATGGTTGGAAGGAAAGTGAACCTCAAATTCCTTACCTCAAAGCTTCGGGAAGTTGGAGTCACTATAGTAAAGACCACTGAATTTGTCCAAGGGCAAACATGTCGGTGGGGGCTTGCTTGGTCTTTTGTGCCTCCtgtcaagaaaataatatctcCTCTGGTGCAGAAGAGTAGCCTATCTTTCACACTTGAG GGTCTTCAACGGCAATTCAGTGCCTTTCATGTATTGCAATCTGTTGAGTCCTTTTTCTGCCTTGGGGGTGCATCCTGCAAATTGAATGCCTCTTCATTTGTTGTTGAT ATCACTGCCTCAAATGACCATTGCAAAGCAATCCTGAGGGACGAGGCAAAGCATCCCAATGGAGCCGCCACTTGCAACCCTTTGGAGGCATCCCATAGTTCGAGTTATTTGCACCCTCCTTCAAATAACTTATCTTTTTGCATTTCG GTGTTTCAGCAAATCCCAGGCACCCTTTTGGTGAAAGCATCATTACAGCATAGAGATGGCCCAGTCCCAGGTTTTAGGCTACCACTCCTTTTGTGTCTTTTTGTCAAATATACTAGGAGTAACCCCACTAATTTGATATTTACGACAGAATTTAGTCTTCAGATCCTACTTTCAAACTTTGTTAAATTGGTGTTACTTTATGTTAAGTTCTTGGGTTGTTTTTGGCACTAG
- the LOC133698376 gene encoding uncharacterized protein LOC133698376 isoform X4: protein MPSKKNKRKRPERPTIHPKNKYSDNPPDFSVLASLYPSLKPFVLYSRDGRPRIDWTDFNSTRELTRVLLLHDHGLNWWIPDGQLCPTVPNRSNYIHWIEDLLSSDIIPKNNNNGDIVRGFDIGTGANCIYPLLGASLLGWTFVGSDVTDVAVEWAEKNVKCNQHISELIEIRKVTDCQGAISIEDSNCGESVNCENKIDGNATVVEEAELLPSSSFDPPLHMNKKYSGPPLLLGVVRDGEKFDFCMCNPPFFETMEEAGLNPKTSCGGTPEEMVCPGGEKAFITRIIEDSVVLKESFRWFTSMVGRKVNLKFLTSKLREVGVTIVKTTEFVQGQTCRWGLAWSFVPPVKKIISPLVQKSSLSFTLEGLQRQFSAFHVLQSVESFFCLGGASCKLNASSFVVDYFLISLDHCLK, encoded by the exons atgccaagcaagaaaaacaagagaaagagacCCGAACGACCCACCATCCACCCCAAAAACAAATACTCCGATAACCCACCTGATTTTTCTGTCTTAGCTTCTCTCTACCCGTCTCTCAAGCCTTTTGTTTTGTACTCTCGCGATGGTCGACCTCGAATTGACTGGACCGATTTCAACTCGACCCGAGAACTCACCCGGGTCCTGCTTCTCCATGATCATGGCCTCAACTG GTGGATTCCTGATGGCCAGTTATGCCCTACAGTGCCAAATAGATCGAACTACATTCATTGGATCGAGGATCTTTTGTCATCGGATATCATTCCAAAGAATAACAACAATGGTGATATTGTGAGAGGTTTTGATATAGGCACTGGAGCTAACTGCATTTACCCTCTACTTGGTGCCTCTCTTCTTGGATGGACTTTTGTCGGGTCAG ATGTGACCGATGTAGCAGTGGAGTGGGCAGAGAAAAATGTTAAATGTAATCAACATATATCAGAACTAATTGAAATCAGAAAGGTCACAGATTGTCAAGGCGCCATTTCTATTGAAGATTCAAATTGTGGAGAGTCGGTcaattgtgaaaataaaattgatggaaATGCGACTGTGGTCGAAGAGGCAGAGCTTTTGCCCTCATCTTCTTTTGATCCTCCATTGCATATGAATAAGAAGTATTCTGGACCACCTTTACTTCTTGGTGTAGTCAGAGATGGTGAGAAGTTTGATTTCTGTATGTGTAATCCCCCATTTTTTGAGACCATGGAGGAAGCAGGACTGAATCCCAAAACTTCTTGTGGTGGGACTCCTGAGGAGATGGTTTGCCCTGGTGGAGAGAAGGCTTTTATCACTCGTATAATTGAAGATAGTGTAGTGTTGAAGGAGTCCTTTCG GTGGTTTACTTCAATGGTTGGAAGGAAAGTGAACCTCAAATTCCTTACCTCAAAGCTTCGGGAAGTTGGAGTCACTATAGTAAAGACCACTGAATTTGTCCAAGGGCAAACATGTCGGTGGGGGCTTGCTTGGTCTTTTGTGCCTCCtgtcaagaaaataatatctcCTCTGGTGCAGAAGAGTAGCCTATCTTTCACACTTGAG GGTCTTCAACGGCAATTCAGTGCCTTTCATGTATTGCAATCTGTTGAGTCCTTTTTCTGCCTTGGGGGTGCATCCTGCAAATTGAATGCCTCTTCATTTGTTGTTGAT TACTTTCTCATTTCACTAGATCACTGCCTCAAATGA
- the LOC133698376 gene encoding uncharacterized protein LOC133698376 isoform X3, with the protein MVDLELTGPISTRPENSPGSCFSMIMASTVPNRSNYIHWIEDLLSSDIIPKNNNNGDIVRGFDIGTGANCIYPLLGASLLGWTFVGSDVTDVAVEWAEKNVKCNQHISELIEIRKVTDCQGAISIEDSNCGESVNCENKIDGNATVVEEAELLPSSSFDPPLHMNKKYSGPPLLLGVVRDGEKFDFCMCNPPFFETMEEAGLNPKTSCGGTPEEMVCPGGEKAFITRIIEDSVVLKESFRWFTSMVGRKVNLKFLTSKLREVGVTIVKTTEFVQGQTCRWGLAWSFVPPVKKIISPLVQKSSLSFTLEGLQRQFSAFHVLQSVESFFCLGGASCKLNASSFVVDITASNDHCKAILRDEAKHPNGAATCNPLEASHSSSYLHPPSNNLSFCISVFQQIPGTLLVKASLQHRDGPVPGFRLPLLLCLFVKYTRSNPTNLIFTTEFSLQILLSNFVKLVLLYVKFLGCFWH; encoded by the exons ATGGTCGACCTCGAATTGACTGGACCGATTTCAACTCGACCCGAGAACTCACCCGGGTCCTGCTTCTCCATGATCATGGCCTCAACTG TGCCAAATAGATCGAACTACATTCATTGGATCGAGGATCTTTTGTCATCGGATATCATTCCAAAGAATAACAACAATGGTGATATTGTGAGAGGTTTTGATATAGGCACTGGAGCTAACTGCATTTACCCTCTACTTGGTGCCTCTCTTCTTGGATGGACTTTTGTCGGGTCAG ATGTGACCGATGTAGCAGTGGAGTGGGCAGAGAAAAATGTTAAATGTAATCAACATATATCAGAACTAATTGAAATCAGAAAGGTCACAGATTGTCAAGGCGCCATTTCTATTGAAGATTCAAATTGTGGAGAGTCGGTcaattgtgaaaataaaattgatggaaATGCGACTGTGGTCGAAGAGGCAGAGCTTTTGCCCTCATCTTCTTTTGATCCTCCATTGCATATGAATAAGAAGTATTCTGGACCACCTTTACTTCTTGGTGTAGTCAGAGATGGTGAGAAGTTTGATTTCTGTATGTGTAATCCCCCATTTTTTGAGACCATGGAGGAAGCAGGACTGAATCCCAAAACTTCTTGTGGTGGGACTCCTGAGGAGATGGTTTGCCCTGGTGGAGAGAAGGCTTTTATCACTCGTATAATTGAAGATAGTGTAGTGTTGAAGGAGTCCTTTCG GTGGTTTACTTCAATGGTTGGAAGGAAAGTGAACCTCAAATTCCTTACCTCAAAGCTTCGGGAAGTTGGAGTCACTATAGTAAAGACCACTGAATTTGTCCAAGGGCAAACATGTCGGTGGGGGCTTGCTTGGTCTTTTGTGCCTCCtgtcaagaaaataatatctcCTCTGGTGCAGAAGAGTAGCCTATCTTTCACACTTGAG GGTCTTCAACGGCAATTCAGTGCCTTTCATGTATTGCAATCTGTTGAGTCCTTTTTCTGCCTTGGGGGTGCATCCTGCAAATTGAATGCCTCTTCATTTGTTGTTGAT ATCACTGCCTCAAATGACCATTGCAAAGCAATCCTGAGGGACGAGGCAAAGCATCCCAATGGAGCCGCCACTTGCAACCCTTTGGAGGCATCCCATAGTTCGAGTTATTTGCACCCTCCTTCAAATAACTTATCTTTTTGCATTTCG GTGTTTCAGCAAATCCCAGGCACCCTTTTGGTGAAAGCATCATTACAGCATAGAGATGGCCCAGTCCCAGGTTTTAGGCTACCACTCCTTTTGTGTCTTTTTGTCAAATATACTAGGAGTAACCCCACTAATTTGATATTTACGACAGAATTTAGTCTTCAGATCCTACTTTCAAACTTTGTTAAATTGGTGTTACTTTATGTTAAGTTCTTGGGTTGTTTTTGGCACTAG
- the LOC133699645 gene encoding uncharacterized protein LOC133699645, translating into MGSQVSKQLEKRKAISTEKKALVDLEGNSGETYPGSDYRPSDRKNWMAGLNPEKLHINQILWPGTHDSATNKIGIPMITRPFAQCQSLSIYRQLCVGTRVLDVRVQEDRRVCHGILKTYSVDVVIQELKKFLSETQSEIVILEIRTEFGHDDPPEFDKYLEEQLGEYLIHQDDNVFGKTIAELLPKRVICVWKPRKSPAPKHGSPLWSAGYLKDNWIDTDLPSTKFESNMKHLSEQPPVSSRKFFYRVENTVTPQADNPIVCVKPVTNRIHGYARVFITQCFSKGCADKLQIFSTDFIDEDFVEACVGLTQARVEGKA; encoded by the coding sequence ATGGGTTCTCAGGTCTCTAAACAGTTGGAAAAGCGTAAAGCAATCTCAACAGAGAAAAAAGCTCTAGTTGATCTTGAAGGGAACTCTGGAGAAACGTATCCTGGTTCTGATTATCGCCCTTCTGACAGGAAGAATTGGATGGCTGGGCTCAACCCAGAGAAGCTTCACATAAACCAAATTTTATGGCCTGGAACCCATGATTCTGCTACCAATAAGATTGGCATCCCAATGATTACTCGACCTTTCGCCCAATGCCAGTCTTTGTCCATCTACCGTCAGCTTTGTGTAGGCACCAGAGTTCTTGATGTTAGGGTTCAGGAAGATCGTCGCGTCTGCCATGGAATCTTGAAAACATATAGTGTTGACGTTGTTATCCAAGAACTCAAGAAATTCTTGTCAGAAACTCAGTCAGAGATCGTAATTCTTGAGATCAGGACGGAGTTTGGTCATGATGATCCTCCAGAATTTGACAAGTACTTGGAAGAACAACTTGGAGAATATCTGATCCATCAGGATGATAATGTTTTTGGCAAGACAATTGCAGAATTGTTGCCAAAGAGGGTAATTTGTGTATGGAAGCCAAGGAAATCACCAGCTCCGAAACACGGAAGCCCGCTGTGGAGCGCCGGATATTTGAAAGATAATTGGATTGACACAGATCTACCATCAACCAAATTTGAAAGTAACATGAAGCATTTAAGTGAGCAACCACCAGTATCGTCAAGGAAATTCTTTTATAGAGTGGAAAATACTGTTACACCACAAGCAGATAATCCGATTGTGTGTGTTAAACCTGTGACAAACCGGATTCATGGATATGCTAGGGTGTTCATAACTCAGTGCTTCTCAAAGGGCTGTGCTGATAAGTTGCAGATCTTCTCTACAGATTTTATTGATGAGGATTTTGTTGAAGCATGTGTTGGATTAACACAGGCAAGGGTTGAAGGGAAGGCTTAA